Proteins from one Bacteroides zhangwenhongii genomic window:
- a CDS encoding N-acetylmuramoyl-L-alanine amidase family protein: protein MKLNRPYILYICICLWLLFLPSCTSHLWGKDFVVVIDAGHGGHDPGAIGKISKEKNINLNVALKVGNLIKNNCDDVKVIYTRSKDVFIPLDRRAEIANNAKADLFISIHTNALANNRTAKGASTWTLGLAKSDANLEVAKRENSVILYESDYQTRYAGFNPNSAESYIIFEFMQDKYMEQSVHLASLMQKQFRHTCKRLDRGVHQAGFLVLKASAMPSILIELGFISTPEEERYLNSETGATTMAKGIYHAFLNYKREHEIRLTGVSKTVIPTEQKEQEIEKENDRPVTVQKVAESATNDNEITFKIQILTSSKPLAKNDKRLKGLKGVDYYKEKGIYKYTYGASGDYNKVLRTKRTITAQFKDAFIIAFRDGEKMNVNEAIAEFKKRRNK, encoded by the coding sequence ATGAAACTGAATAGACCCTACATATTATATATATGCATTTGCCTCTGGCTTCTTTTCTTACCCTCATGCACCAGCCATTTATGGGGGAAAGATTTTGTCGTAGTCATTGATGCCGGACATGGCGGACACGACCCCGGCGCTATTGGAAAAATCTCAAAAGAAAAGAATATCAATCTGAACGTTGCCTTAAAAGTAGGAAATCTGATAAAAAACAATTGCGATGACGTTAAAGTGATCTATACCCGTAGCAAAGATGTTTTTATTCCTCTAGACCGAAGGGCGGAAATAGCAAACAATGCGAAAGCAGATCTTTTTATTTCAATTCATACTAATGCATTGGCAAACAACCGCACTGCAAAAGGAGCATCTACCTGGACACTCGGTTTGGCTAAATCGGACGCCAATCTAGAAGTAGCTAAACGGGAAAATTCTGTAATTCTCTACGAAAGTGACTATCAGACTCGGTATGCAGGATTCAACCCGAACTCAGCTGAGTCTTATATCATATTTGAATTCATGCAAGATAAATACATGGAACAAAGTGTGCACCTGGCGTCTTTGATGCAGAAACAATTTCGTCATACTTGTAAACGTTTAGACCGCGGAGTACACCAAGCCGGCTTCCTCGTCTTAAAAGCAAGTGCCATGCCAAGTATTCTGATAGAATTAGGATTCATCTCCACTCCTGAGGAGGAACGTTATCTGAACTCCGAAACGGGGGCTACAACCATGGCTAAAGGAATCTATCATGCTTTCCTCAATTATAAAAGAGAGCACGAAATACGGCTAACCGGAGTCAGCAAGACTGTGATACCGACCGAACAAAAAGAACAAGAGATAGAGAAAGAAAACGATAGACCCGTAACCGTTCAAAAGGTTGCGGAAAGCGCAACCAATGACAATGAAATTACGTTTAAGATACAAATACTCACCTCTTCCAAACCTCTTGCTAAAAATGACAAGAGACTGAAAGGATTGAAAGGTGTAGATTATTATAAAGAAAAAGGTATATATAAATACACATATGGTGCCTCCGGTGATTATAATAAGGTACTACGTACCAAACGTACTATTACAGCCCAGTTCAAAGATGCTTTTATCATTGCTTTCCGAGACGGTGAAAAAATGAATGTCAATGAAGCAATTGCCGAGTTTAAGAAAAGAAGAAATAAATAA